One genomic region from Epinephelus fuscoguttatus linkage group LG8, E.fuscoguttatus.final_Chr_v1 encodes:
- the pigv gene encoding palmitoyltransferase ZDHHC18-A, whose product MTMDVRAVLEFATVTRGLSLFLQAVLNALIPDHDADAFRPPRTEEHLYLDSAVEWLLGGLSHWDAEHFLFIAERGYLYEHNFAFFPLFPVILRGLAETLLWPLSSWLSVRGRLLVAVALGNSALFLLSVVALYALSRIVLQDRRLALLSTLLYCITPANVFMMAAYSESLFAALTFGGLFLLEKGFTFRACLALSIATAARSNGLVNIGFLLYLPSLHAISQIRVYRATTKGHSKVFHYIWAIIRLLLTSLLGTAIIALPFCAFQYYGYRTFCTPSVSLERISPALLSLGELKGYRVPDENGPPPLWCMRPLPLLYSHIQDVYWDVGFLRYFELKQIPNFILALPMATLGIMAAYAYFQANPELCLRLGLWETGANKGLDKPLPGMFNPRVFVYVVHSTVLLVFGTLCMHVQVLTRFMASSSPVPFWISAHLLLLNEPLLHRRKTSNPNVQLQTHSRNGCKHTPQNPIIALLPHFKACSSTTQSILGYFLSYWVLGLALHCNFLPWT is encoded by the exons ATGACTATGGATGTCAGAGCAGTTCTGGAGTTCGCCACAGTCACCAGGggtctgtcactgtttttacag GCTGTTTTAAATGCTCTCATCCCTGACCATGATGCTGATGCGTTCAGGCCCCCACGGACAGAGGAGCATCTGTACTTGGACTCTGCAGTGGAGTGGTTATTAGGTGGCCTCTCTCACTGGGATGCTGAGCATTTCCTCTTCATCGCTGAGAGAGGATACCTCTATGAGCACAactttgcttttttccccctcttcccTGTCATCCTGCGAGGCCTGGCAGAGACGCTGCTGTGGCCCCTGAGCAGCTGGCTGAGTGTGCGTGGGCGTCTGCTGGTGGCTGTTGCTCTGGGGAACAGTGCCCTCTTCCTGTTGAGCGTGGTCGCCCTGTATGCGCTCAGCAGGATAGTTCTCCAGGACAGACGTCTCGCTCTGCTCTCCACCCTGCTCTACTGCATCACACCCGCCAATGTTTTTATGATGGCTGCATACTCAGAGAGCCTGTTTGCTGCGCTCACATTCGGTGGTCTGTTCCTCCTGGAGAAAGGATTCACCTTCCGAGCCTGCCTGGCTCTCAGTATAGCCACTGCAGCACGATCTAACGGACTTGTTAACATAGGGTTTCTACTGTATCTTCCATCACTGCACGCCATTTCCCAAATCCGTGTATACCGAGCAACGACAAAAGGCCACAGTAAAGTCTTCCACTATATTTGGGCCATCATCCGTCTCCTGCTCACCTCCCTCTTGGGAACTGCAATTATTGCCCTTCCCTTCTGTGCTTTCCAGTACTATGGGTACAGGACGTTTTGCACGCCGTCTGTCTCCTTAGAACGCATCTCCCCTGCTCTTCTCTCTCTGGGTGAACTGAAGGGCTACCGGGTTCCAGATGAAAATGGTCCACCGCCCCTCTGGTGCATGAGACCTCTCCCCCTGCTGTATTCTCATATCCAGGATGTTTATTGGGATGTGGGATTCCTCCGCTACTTTGAGCTAAAGCAGATACCAAACTTCATTCTGGCTCTACCTATGGCTACCCTCGGCATAATGGCAGCTTACGCATATTTCCAAGCCAATCCAGAACTGTGTCTGAGACTCGGACTTTGGGAGACAGGCGCAAATAAAGGGCTTGACAAACCCTTACCGGGAATGTTCAACCCCagagtgtttgtgtatgttgtACATTCAACAGTGCTCCTGGTGTTTGGGACCTTGTGTATGCATGTACAG GTCCTGACCAGATTCATGGCCTCCTCGTCTCCCGTGCCCTTCTGGATAAGTGCTCACCTGCTCCTTCTTAATGAACCACTCCTTCATCGAAGGAAAACATCAAATCCCAATGTACAGCTACAGACGCATTCCAGGAACGGATGCAAGCACACACCTCAAAACCCCATCATTGCACTGCTGCCACATTTTAAAGCCTGTTCTTCGACTACACAGAGCATCCTGGGATACTTCCTGTCTTACTGGGTGCTTGGCCTGGCTCTGCATTGTAACTTCTTGCCATGGACATGA